A region from the Medicago truncatula cultivar Jemalong A17 chromosome 6, MtrunA17r5.0-ANR, whole genome shotgun sequence genome encodes:
- the LOC25497217 gene encoding truncated transcription factor CAULIFLOWER D: protein MGRGRVVLERIENKINRQVTFSKRRSGLLKKAFELCVLCDAEVALIIFSSRGKLFQYSSTTDINKIIERYRQCRYSKPQAGNSLGHNESQNLYQDYLKLKAKYESLDRKQRHFHGEELEQLSMKELQRLEEQLDLTLTQARQQQMKKLMARAEELREKVHHLEEVNKTLDPKATNDETSNLVVDQTSRIQLHDIN, encoded by the exons atggGAAGAGGAAGAGTAGTGTTGGAGAGAATAGAGAATAAGATCAATAGGCAAGTAACATTCTCAAAGAGAAGAAGTGGATTGTTGAAGAAAGCCTTTGAGCTTTGTGTTCTATGTGATGCTGAAGTTGCACTTATCATTTTTTCAAGCCGTGGCAAGCTTTTCCAATACAGTAGCACTACTga TATCAACAAAATCATTGAAAGGTATCGGCAATGTCGTTACAGCAAGCCACAAGCTGGAAATTCATTAGGACATAATGAATCAcag AATTTATACCAGGACTATTTAAAATTAAAGGCAAAATATGAGTCTCTTGACCGTAAGCAGAg GCATTTTCATGGGGAAGAACTTGAGCAACTTAGCATGAAAGAATTGCAAAGACTTGAGGAACAACTAGACTTAACCCTCACACAAGCTCGTCAGCAACAA ATGAAGAAGCTCATGGCACGAGCTGAGGAATTACGTGAAAAA GTGCATCACTTGGAGGAGGTTAACAAAACATTGGATCCCAAg GCAACAAATGATGAAACCTCAAACCTCGTTGTTGACCAAACAAGTCGTATTCAATTGCACGATATAAATTAA